A section of the Dictyoglomus sp. genome encodes:
- the carA gene encoding glutamine-hydrolyzing carbamoyl-phosphate synthase small subunit has product MKKTEGILVLETGHSFIGESFGADGESYGEIVFNTSMVGYPQVITDPSYANQIIVFSYPLIGNYGIDVKRLENEKIFCKGVVAREFNDYKFHWDSPLSLKEFFCEQNIVAIHKVDTRKIVKEIRKFGTMKAIISTIEKDPFVLAKKLERLDFNYLDLVRKVTTSVPYELNPQGEKRIALLDFGVKRGIIRELLRYNYRIKIFPAWSSFEDIKNFNPNGIVLSNGPGDPTNVPYTQETIRKILALEKPILGICLGIQLLALSVGARTYKLKFGHRGANHPVKDIETGKVYITSQNHSYAVREDTLPSGFEVWFYNLNDGTLEGIKHNSLPLLAVQFHPEASPGPQDTKFIFEEFNSLLN; this is encoded by the coding sequence ATGAAAAAAACGGAGGGTATATTAGTCTTAGAGACAGGACATAGTTTCATTGGAGAAAGTTTTGGTGCCGATGGGGAAAGTTATGGGGAAATTGTTTTTAATACAAGTATGGTTGGTTATCCTCAGGTTATTACTGATCCTTCTTATGCAAATCAAATAATTGTTTTTTCTTATCCTCTAATTGGAAATTATGGAATTGATGTTAAAAGACTAGAAAATGAAAAAATCTTTTGTAAAGGAGTTGTAGCAAGAGAGTTTAATGATTATAAGTTTCACTGGGATAGTCCTTTATCTTTAAAAGAATTTTTTTGTGAGCAAAATATCGTTGCTATTCATAAAGTTGATACAAGAAAGATTGTAAAAGAAATAAGAAAATTTGGAACAATGAAAGCAATTATTTCAACAATTGAAAAAGATCCTTTTGTTCTTGCTAAAAAATTAGAAAGACTTGATTTTAATTATTTAGATTTAGTAAGAAAAGTTACAACTTCTGTTCCTTATGAACTTAATCCTCAGGGAGAAAAGAGAATTGCTCTCTTAGATTTTGGAGTAAAGAGGGGAATAATAAGAGAACTTCTGAGATATAATTATAGAATAAAAATATTTCCTGCATGGAGCTCTTTTGAGGATATAAAAAATTTTAATCCTAATGGAATAGTTCTATCTAATGGACCAGGAGATCCCACAAATGTTCCATATACTCAAGAGACTATTAGGAAAATCCTTGCTTTAGAAAAACCTATATTAGGAATATGTCTTGGAATTCAATTATTAGCATTAAGTGTTGGTGCAAGAACTTATAAACTTAAATTTGGACATAGAGGGGCAAATCATCCTGTAAAGGATATAGAAACAGGAAAAGTTTATATAACTTCTCAAAATCATAGTTATGCAGTAAGAGAAGACACATTACCTTCTGGATTTGAAGTATGGTTTTATAACTTAAATGATGGAACTTTAGAAGGCATAAAGCATAATAGTCTTCCTCTATTAGCAGTTCAGTTTCATCCTGAGGCTTCTCCAGGTCCTCAGGATACTAAATTTATCTTTGAGGAGTTTAATAGTTTATTAAATTAA
- the carB gene encoding carbamoyl-phosphate synthase (glutamine-hydrolyzing) large subunit, which produces MPKKKNINKVLVIGSGPIIIGQAAEFDYSGTQACKALKEEGIEIVLINSNPATIMTDWEMADRIYLEPLIPEVVERILEKERPDGIIATLGGQTGLNLAMELASAGVLDRLGIPLLGASLESINFAEDRELFKKKMEEIGEPVLKSVIVHNLEEGINAIDEIGFPLVIRPAYTLGGTGGGIVEKIEDFEKALLRSLSLSPVKQALLEKSVVGWKEIEFEVMRDSKGNVITICSMENFDPMGIHTGDSIVVAPTQTLNDCEYQMLRTASLKIISGLKVEGGCNIQFALNPKNLEYYVIEVNPRVSRSSALASKATGFPIARLTAKIAIGLTLDEIKNPVTKETYAAFEPALDYVVVKIPRWGFEKFKVEDRSLGTQMQATGEVMALGRTFEEALLKAIRSLDLELGLFFDKFSYLSNEEIKYYLKKADDRRLFLIAEGFKRGFTVEEVYELTKIDPFFLSKIYNLIALSLKYKGKSLSEITPKELKFLKSLGLGDYDLSCILNASKEEIFQYRKIHKIFPVYKIVDTCAAEFSAQTPYYYSTYEEENEVVKNPQRSVVVLGSGPIRIGQGIEFDYCTVQAVKSIKEEGLVSVMINNNPETLSTDFDVSDRLYFEPLTSEDVTNVMEEEEPLGFLSQFGGQTAINLSKTLVKRGFYLLGTSQESIDLAEDREKFDRVLQKLKIPRPKGFYVRSFIEAKEVVKDIGFPVLLRPSYVLGGRAMHIIDNIEELENYFKRRDLILPLWMDQFVLGKEAEVDLLCDGEDVFIPGIMEHIERAGIHSGDSIAVYPPYSLSFKTQEKIIEYSKKIALALKVRGLLNIQFVIDKNENVFVLEANPRASRTVPFLSKALKLPLVKWATKISLGYKLKDFGIESEVYPMPKHFAVKAPVFSFTKIKSAEVELGPEMRSTGEVMGIDYTWEKALYKALLASGIKIPLYNGKILITTYFDAPWDYLLKRNFELYSIDKSESNIFLPLNIEKDEIFTLTKKKFDLVVSIGKNDKAWRRACYDLGISCIVSEDTFNAIIKMLMNIDEEIDYRALQDYFEEQKDVLVGKSMETALRQNF; this is translated from the coding sequence GTGCCTAAGAAAAAAAATATTAATAAGGTTTTAGTTATAGGTTCAGGTCCTATAATAATAGGACAAGCAGCAGAATTTGATTATTCTGGTACTCAAGCTTGTAAAGCATTAAAGGAAGAAGGAATTGAAATAGTTTTGATAAACTCGAATCCAGCCACGATAATGACTGATTGGGAAATGGCAGATAGAATATATCTAGAACCTTTAATCCCAGAAGTTGTAGAAAGAATCTTAGAAAAAGAAAGACCTGATGGAATAATCGCTACGTTGGGGGGGCAAACAGGCTTAAACTTAGCTATGGAACTTGCATCTGCAGGAGTCTTAGATAGACTAGGAATTCCTCTCTTAGGTGCATCATTAGAATCTATTAATTTTGCAGAAGATAGGGAATTATTCAAGAAAAAGATGGAGGAAATTGGAGAACCTGTTTTAAAAAGTGTGATTGTTCATAATTTAGAAGAAGGGATAAATGCTATAGATGAGATTGGATTTCCTTTAGTTATAAGACCAGCATATACTCTAGGTGGTACAGGGGGAGGAATTGTTGAAAAAATTGAGGATTTTGAAAAAGCTTTATTGAGAAGTTTGAGTCTTAGCCCTGTAAAGCAAGCTCTTTTAGAGAAGAGTGTTGTAGGTTGGAAAGAGATAGAGTTTGAAGTAATGAGAGATTCTAAAGGAAATGTTATAACTATTTGTAGTATGGAAAACTTTGATCCAATGGGAATTCATACAGGAGATAGTATTGTTGTGGCTCCTACTCAAACTCTAAATGATTGTGAATATCAAATGTTAAGAACTGCATCTTTGAAAATTATATCAGGTTTAAAAGTTGAAGGTGGATGTAATATTCAATTTGCTTTAAATCCTAAAAATTTAGAGTACTATGTTATTGAAGTAAATCCAAGAGTAAGTAGATCTAGTGCCCTAGCTTCTAAGGCTACAGGTTTTCCTATTGCAAGGCTTACTGCAAAGATTGCCATAGGGTTGACTTTAGATGAAATCAAAAATCCTGTTACTAAAGAAACCTATGCAGCTTTTGAGCCGGCTCTTGATTATGTAGTAGTAAAAATTCCGCGCTGGGGTTTTGAAAAATTTAAAGTAGAAGATAGAAGTCTTGGCACCCAAATGCAAGCAACAGGAGAAGTAATGGCTTTAGGAAGAACTTTTGAAGAGGCCTTACTGAAAGCTATACGTTCTTTGGATTTAGAATTAGGCTTATTTTTTGATAAATTTTCCTATCTTTCCAATGAAGAAATAAAATATTATTTGAAAAAAGCGGATGATAGAAGACTTTTTCTTATAGCTGAAGGTTTTAAAAGAGGATTTACTGTGGAAGAAGTTTATGAACTTACGAAAATTGATCCCTTTTTCTTAAGCAAGATATATAATTTGATTGCATTATCTTTAAAATATAAAGGTAAATCTCTTTCAGAAATCACCCCAAAAGAATTAAAATTTTTAAAAAGTTTAGGATTAGGAGATTATGATCTTTCATGCATTCTTAATGCTTCAAAAGAAGAAATATTCCAATATAGAAAGATTCATAAGATATTTCCTGTTTATAAAATAGTTGATACTTGTGCTGCTGAATTCTCTGCTCAAACTCCTTATTATTATTCTACGTATGAAGAAGAAAATGAAGTTGTTAAAAATCCTCAGAGGTCGGTAGTAGTCTTAGGTAGCGGACCTATAAGAATTGGACAAGGAATAGAATTTGATTATTGTACTGTTCAGGCAGTAAAATCCATAAAAGAGGAAGGCCTTGTTTCAGTTATGATAAATAATAATCCAGAGACTCTTAGTACAGATTTTGATGTATCTGATAGGCTTTACTTTGAACCTTTAACCTCAGAAGATGTTACAAATGTTATGGAAGAAGAAGAACCTTTAGGTTTTCTTTCTCAGTTTGGGGGGCAGACTGCTATAAACCTATCAAAGACCTTAGTAAAGAGAGGTTTCTATCTATTAGGGACATCTCAAGAAAGTATCGATCTTGCAGAAGACAGAGAAAAATTTGACAGGGTTCTTCAAAAATTAAAAATACCAAGACCTAAAGGTTTTTATGTTAGAAGTTTTATTGAAGCAAAAGAGGTCGTAAAAGACATTGGTTTTCCTGTGCTTTTAAGACCATCCTACGTATTAGGTGGAAGAGCAATGCATATAATAGATAATATTGAAGAATTGGAAAATTATTTCAAAAGACGAGATTTAATATTGCCTCTTTGGATGGACCAATTTGTATTGGGAAAGGAAGCAGAAGTAGACCTTCTTTGTGATGGAGAAGATGTTTTTATTCCTGGAATTATGGAACATATCGAAAGGGCTGGAATTCACTCGGGAGATAGTATTGCTGTTTATCCTCCATATTCCTTATCTTTTAAAACCCAAGAAAAGATTATAGAATATTCAAAAAAGATAGCATTAGCTTTAAAAGTTAGAGGTCTTTTAAATATTCAGTTTGTAATTGATAAAAATGAGAACGTTTTTGTACTTGAGGCAAATCCAAGAGCATCAAGAACAGTGCCCTTTTTAAGCAAAGCTTTAAAATTACCCTTAGTAAAATGGGCTACTAAAATTTCTCTTGGATATAAACTTAAAGATTTTGGAATAGAAAGTGAAGTATATCCTATGCCTAAGCATTTTGCGGTTAAAGCGCCAGTTTTCTCTTTTACTAAGATAAAGTCTGCAGAAGTAGAGCTAGGTCCAGAGATGAGATCTACAGGTGAGGTAATGGGAATAGACTATACTTGGGAAAAGGCCTTATATAAGGCATTGCTTGCTAGCGGAATAAAAATTCCATTATATAACGGTAAAATTTTGATTACTACTTATTTTGATGCTCCTTGGGATTATCTATTAAAAAGAAATTTTGAGCTTTACTCTATAGATAAATCTGAAAGTAATATTTTTCTACCTTTGAATATTGAAAAAGATGAAATTTTTACATTGACTAAGAAAAAATTTGATCTCGTAGTTAGCATTGGTAAAAATGATAAAGCATGGAGAAGGGCATGTTATGATCTTGGAATATCTTGTATTGTTTCAGAGGATACTTTTAATGCAATTATAAAAATGTTAATGAACATAGATGAAGAGATAGATTATAGAGCTTTACAAGATTATTTTGAGGAGCAAAAAGATGTCCTTGTGGGGAAATCGATGGAAACAGCCCTTAGACAAAACTTTTGA
- the pheA gene encoding prephenate dehydratase has translation MKDELEKLREEIDEIDKKILELINKRANLALKIGELKKENNLLPFDPLREKEILEKLKKLNNGPLSYFAIEEIFKDIISHIRDLEKEIKIGFLGPEGTFTHQAAIKFFGKGSRFIPLPSVENIFQSMENNEIDYGVVPIENSLEGTVGTTMDLLVETTLKVIGEIYLPIQHCLLSLQDSLDEIERVYSHPQALSQCRKWLKENLPRAKEISTSSTTYGASLAKEDPKGAAIASSLASEIFGLKILARNIQDNWYNRTRFLVLGREKLKPSGKDKTSIIFTVKHQAGALFKALKPLYDFNINMTLIQSRPVKSSPFQYLFFVDFQGHQEEDRVKRALELLKEECLSFKILGSYPEAENDF, from the coding sequence ATGAAAGATGAATTGGAAAAATTACGAGAAGAAATAGATGAGATTGATAAAAAAATATTGGAACTTATAAATAAAAGAGCAAATTTAGCCTTAAAAATTGGTGAGCTTAAAAAAGAGAATAATTTACTCCCCTTTGATCCTTTAAGAGAGAAAGAAATTCTCGAGAAATTAAAGAAATTAAACAATGGACCCCTTTCTTATTTTGCCATAGAAGAGATTTTCAAAGATATAATTAGTCATATAAGAGATTTAGAAAAGGAAATTAAAATCGGTTTTTTAGGGCCCGAGGGAACCTTTACTCATCAAGCTGCTATAAAATTTTTTGGTAAAGGCTCAAGATTTATTCCCCTTCCATCAGTAGAAAATATATTTCAATCCATGGAAAACAATGAAATTGATTATGGGGTTGTGCCTATAGAGAATTCTTTAGAAGGCACTGTAGGTACTACTATGGATCTTTTAGTAGAAACAACTCTTAAAGTAATTGGTGAAATATATTTACCTATACAGCATTGTCTTTTATCTTTACAAGATTCTCTAGATGAAATTGAGAGAGTATATTCTCATCCTCAAGCCTTGTCTCAGTGTAGAAAATGGTTAAAAGAGAATCTTCCAAGAGCTAAAGAAATTTCAACAAGTAGCACTACTTACGGTGCTTCTTTAGCGAAGGAAGATCCTAAAGGTGCAGCAATAGCAAGTTCTTTAGCTAGTGAGATTTTTGGTTTGAAGATATTGGCAAGAAATATTCAAGATAATTGGTATAATAGGACACGTTTTCTGGTTTTAGGAAGAGAAAAATTGAAGCCTTCTGGTAAAGACAAAACTTCTATTATTTTTACTGTTAAACATCAGGCAGGAGCTTTATTTAAGGCTTTAAAGCCTCTTTATGATTTTAATATCAATATGACCTTGATTCAGTCAAGACCAGTAAAGTCTTCTCCTTTTCAATATTTATTTTTCGTAGATTTTCAAGGACATCAGGAAGAAGATAGAGTTAAAAGAGCTTTAGAATTATTGAAAGAAGAATGTCTCTCTTTCAAAATTTTAGGTTCTTATCCTGAAGCAGAAAATGATTTCTGA
- a CDS encoding sugar ABC transporter ATP-binding protein, translated as MEQELILKMEKISKAFPGVQALSKVDLEVYKGEILALVGENGAGKSTLMKILTGVYNKDEGKIIFKGKEIEPKNPNHAQKLGISMIYQEFNLVPNLDIATNIFLGNEPRKGKFLKVFDIKKAFKESERLLEMVGLNISPDTLVKDLTVAQQQMVEIAKALALKSELIIMDEPTSALAGKEVTKLFEIMRKLKNDGISVIFITHRLEEVFQIADRIVVLRDGQRVGELTCEENKIDEVIRLMVGRSIRVSSRIDSSADNIILEVKNLSSHAIKNVSFYLRKGEILGIAGLVGSGRTEIVRALFGADTKISGEIYLDGKKVEINSPKDAVRLGIGLVPEDRKLQGLILNMTLHENLSLPSIPFIFPKGIINLKKEYKLVEEFVTRLRIRTPHIFQIVNNLSGGNQQKVVVAKWLALKPKILILDEPTRGIDVGAKAEIHNLIGELAKEGIGIILISSELPEILALSDRILVVSKGRITAELNRKDATQEKIMQYAII; from the coding sequence ATGGAACAAGAATTAATATTAAAAATGGAAAAAATATCTAAAGCCTTTCCTGGTGTTCAAGCTTTATCTAAAGTAGACTTAGAAGTATACAAAGGAGAAATTTTAGCTTTAGTGGGTGAAAATGGCGCAGGAAAATCTACACTGATGAAAATACTTACAGGTGTCTATAATAAGGATGAAGGGAAAATTATTTTTAAAGGTAAAGAAATAGAACCTAAAAATCCTAATCACGCTCAAAAGTTAGGTATTTCTATGATTTATCAGGAATTCAATTTAGTTCCTAATTTGGATATAGCTACTAATATATTTTTAGGAAATGAACCTAGAAAGGGTAAATTTCTTAAAGTTTTTGATATTAAAAAAGCCTTTAAAGAATCAGAAAGATTACTAGAAATGGTTGGGCTAAATATCTCTCCAGACACTTTAGTTAAAGATCTCACGGTTGCTCAACAGCAAATGGTAGAAATTGCAAAAGCTTTAGCTTTAAAGTCAGAGTTGATAATAATGGATGAACCAACTTCTGCATTAGCGGGAAAAGAAGTCACGAAATTATTTGAGATTATGAGAAAGCTAAAAAATGATGGCATTTCAGTAATATTTATAACTCATCGTTTAGAAGAAGTATTTCAGATAGCAGATCGAATCGTAGTCTTAAGAGATGGACAAAGAGTTGGAGAGCTTACTTGTGAAGAAAACAAGATCGATGAAGTAATAAGATTAATGGTTGGAAGGAGTATTCGAGTATCATCAAGGATAGATTCAAGTGCTGATAATATAATTCTTGAAGTTAAAAATCTTTCTTCTCATGCTATAAAGAATGTTAGTTTCTATTTAAGAAAAGGGGAAATCTTAGGAATAGCTGGATTAGTTGGATCTGGAAGAACAGAAATTGTAAGAGCTCTTTTTGGTGCAGATACTAAAATTTCAGGAGAAATTTATCTTGATGGAAAGAAAGTTGAAATTAATTCTCCAAAAGATGCTGTTAGGTTAGGAATTGGTTTAGTTCCAGAGGATAGAAAATTACAAGGACTTATTCTTAATATGACTCTCCATGAAAATCTCTCTCTCCCAAGTATTCCCTTTATTTTTCCTAAGGGAATAATTAACTTAAAAAAAGAATATAAGTTAGTAGAAGAGTTTGTAACTAGACTAAGAATAAGAACTCCTCATATATTTCAAATAGTTAATAATCTTTCTGGAGGAAATCAACAAAAAGTTGTAGTTGCAAAATGGTTAGCATTAAAACCCAAAATTCTTATTCTCGATGAACCTACAAGAGGTATAGATGTAGGAGCAAAAGCAGAAATTCATAATTTAATCGGAGAATTAGCAAAGGAAGGAATAGGTATAATACTTATATCATCTGAACTTCCAGAGATTCTTGCTCTTTCTGATAGAATTCTCGTAGTATCAAAAGGAAGAATAACAGCAGAACTAAACCGCAAGGACGCTACTCAGGAAAAGATAATGCAATATGCTATAATTTAA
- a CDS encoding sugar-binding protein gives MKKFILVILLCSFALFFSVSYSKEIHVAVIGKSVHPYWSEVELGVKKASQDLGIKATFFVPLKEDIPAQIAQMESFIAMGVTGIAVAPSDPTAIAPTIEKALAKGIPVITLDTDAPLSKRLVYIGTDNYSAGKIAGQVMSDLLGVKGGKVAIGTGSLTAMNSLERMKGFMDGIARNKRITVVTKPALCDFEDTGRAVTLAEQALLTYPDLRGFFGVYAFNGPAAAKAIKSAGKVGQVLIVCFDTTPEHMQLIKEGVISATVGQRPYMMGYKSVEVLFKMATKGIDATLKELPANRIIDTGVDVVAADKYIKLIKSVPALTVEQYRKRLNELGIPVQGW, from the coding sequence ATGAAAAAGTTTATTTTAGTCATTCTACTTTGTTCCTTTGCTTTATTTTTCTCCGTAAGCTATTCCAAAGAAATTCATGTAGCAGTAATTGGAAAATCAGTTCATCCTTATTGGTCTGAAGTTGAGTTAGGTGTCAAAAAAGCCTCACAAGATCTTGGTATAAAAGCAACGTTTTTTGTCCCTCTAAAAGAAGATATTCCTGCCCAAATTGCACAAATGGAATCCTTCATAGCTATGGGAGTTACTGGAATTGCAGTTGCTCCTTCTGACCCAACAGCAATTGCTCCAACTATTGAAAAGGCTTTAGCTAAAGGAATACCAGTGATTACTTTAGACACTGATGCACCTTTAAGTAAAAGATTAGTCTATATTGGTACTGATAATTACTCTGCAGGAAAGATTGCAGGACAAGTAATGTCAGATTTATTAGGAGTAAAGGGTGGAAAGGTAGCAATAGGAACAGGATCTTTAACAGCAATGAACTCTTTAGAAAGAATGAAAGGATTCATGGATGGAATTGCAAGAAATAAAAGAATTACTGTAGTAACAAAACCTGCCCTCTGTGATTTTGAAGATACTGGAAGAGCAGTAACCTTAGCGGAACAAGCATTACTTACTTATCCAGATCTTAGAGGATTCTTTGGAGTTTATGCCTTTAATGGACCTGCAGCTGCAAAAGCAATAAAGTCTGCTGGAAAGGTAGGGCAAGTACTAATTGTTTGTTTCGATACAACTCCCGAACATATGCAACTTATAAAGGAAGGAGTCATTTCTGCAACTGTTGGACAAAGGCCCTATATGATGGGATATAAGAGTGTAGAAGTATTATTTAAGATGGCAACAAAAGGTATTGACGCAACTTTAAAGGAACTTCCAGCAAATAGAATTATAGATACAGGAGTAGACGTTGTTGCTGCGGATAAATACATTAAGTTAATAAAAAGTGTTCCCGCTCTTACAGTAGAACAATATAGGAAAAGATTAAATGAATTAGGAATACCTGTTCAAGGCTGGTAA
- a CDS encoding ABC transporter permease, with translation MMKIKNSRVLRRSIYFRELNILIALIILSTVITIINPRFLSSFNLQIIARQIAIFGLLAIGETLVIIGGGIDLSVGSLVALTGVLVALFMKNGLGVTTSILIVLILSSLIGLWHGLFVTKLKVPPFIITLGTLTAARGLASVITKGWPIIGLPEKFFFIGQGDILGIPFPLIILIFFASIAFFITKYSVLGRQLYATGGNIEAARLSGIDVDKRRIFTYVSSSFLAGITGIIIASRLSQGQAGVGGGYELSAIAAAVIGGTSLSGGEGTILGTLIGAAIMSVIYNGLILLEISSYWHDVVMGLVIVTAVTLDIWRKRRRV, from the coding sequence ATGATGAAAATTAAAAACTCAAGAGTTTTAAGACGAAGTATTTACTTTCGAGAATTAAACATACTCATCGCTCTTATAATTTTAAGTACAGTAATAACTATAATCAATCCAAGGTTTTTAAGCTCCTTTAATCTCCAGATAATTGCAAGACAGATAGCAATCTTCGGATTATTAGCCATCGGCGAAACTCTCGTTATTATTGGAGGAGGAATTGATTTATCTGTAGGCTCTCTTGTAGCTTTAACAGGAGTACTTGTAGCTTTATTCATGAAAAATGGATTAGGTGTAACAACTTCTATATTAATAGTACTAATACTTTCTTCCCTTATTGGGCTTTGGCATGGCCTATTTGTAACTAAACTTAAAGTTCCTCCCTTTATAATCACTCTTGGCACTTTAACCGCTGCGAGAGGATTAGCATCAGTAATTACAAAAGGATGGCCAATAATTGGTCTACCTGAGAAATTTTTCTTTATTGGACAAGGAGATATCTTAGGAATACCTTTCCCTCTAATTATCCTTATTTTCTTCGCATCTATAGCCTTTTTTATTACAAAATATAGTGTCTTAGGAAGACAACTCTACGCAACAGGCGGAAATATCGAAGCAGCAAGATTATCAGGTATTGATGTAGACAAAAGAAGAATATTCACCTATGTTTCCAGTTCATTTTTAGCAGGGATAACTGGAATAATAATAGCCTCAAGACTAAGTCAAGGACAAGCAGGAGTAGGAGGAGGATATGAGTTAAGTGCTATTGCTGCTGCAGTAATTGGAGGAACTTCTCTTTCAGGAGGCGAAGGAACAATACTAGGAACTCTAATTGGAGCTGCAATTATGAGTGTTATATATAATGGACTAATTCTTTTAGAAATATCCTCTTATTGGCATGATGTAGTCATGGGTTTAGTAATAGTTACTGCTGTGACTTTAGATATATGGAGAAAGAGAAGAAGAGTTTAA
- a CDS encoding argininosuccinate synthase, whose translation MEKVVLAYSGGLDTSVAIKWLGQKYNLKVITLTIDIGQKIDLNEVKEKAEKLGVEKAYVWDLKEEFVEEYVLPALKANALYEGVYPLSTALSRPLIAKYLVKVARENNARYVAHGCTGKGNDQVRFDIAVKSLAPDLEVIAPVREWNFTREEEIEYAKENNIPVSVSKENPYSIDENLWGRSIEGGILEDPWLEPPEDIFQWTKIKPNLPVRYIEISFEKGIPVELDGERMSPLKIIENLNKIAGEYGIGRVDHIENRLVGIKTREIYEVPAALVLIKAHSAIESLVHHRELSHFKRIVEEKYSQIIYYGLWFDPLREALQSFIEKTQERVTGKVRVKFGYGAFSIVGKYSPYSLYDYDLATYDKKSTFSKESAEGFIKIFGLPSYLYAKKGNKNNF comes from the coding sequence ATGGAGAAGGTTGTTTTAGCTTATTCGGGAGGTTTAGACACATCTGTAGCTATAAAATGGTTAGGCCAGAAATACAATCTAAAGGTTATAACTTTAACAATAGATATAGGACAAAAAATAGATCTTAATGAAGTTAAAGAAAAAGCAGAGAAATTAGGGGTTGAAAAGGCATATGTATGGGATTTAAAGGAAGAATTTGTAGAAGAATATGTTCTTCCTGCTTTAAAAGCAAATGCTCTTTATGAAGGAGTTTACCCATTATCAACTGCTCTCTCTAGACCTTTAATTGCAAAATATTTAGTAAAAGTAGCAAGAGAAAATAATGCTAGATATGTAGCCCACGGTTGTACGGGAAAAGGAAATGATCAAGTAAGATTTGATATTGCTGTGAAATCTCTAGCACCTGATCTTGAGGTTATAGCTCCAGTAAGAGAGTGGAATTTTACTAGAGAAGAAGAGATAGAATATGCAAAAGAAAATAATATACCTGTTTCTGTATCAAAAGAAAATCCTTACAGCATAGATGAAAATCTTTGGGGAAGAAGTATTGAAGGAGGAATTCTTGAAGATCCATGGTTAGAACCTCCAGAAGATATTTTTCAATGGACAAAAATAAAACCAAATCTTCCTGTAAGATATATCGAAATATCCTTTGAAAAAGGAATTCCTGTGGAATTAGATGGGGAAAGAATGTCTCCTTTGAAAATAATAGAAAATCTTAATAAAATTGCAGGAGAATATGGGATAGGAAGAGTTGATCATATCGAGAATAGGTTAGTAGGAATAAAAACAAGAGAAATTTATGAAGTTCCAGCTGCTCTTGTTCTAATTAAAGCTCATTCTGCGATAGAGAGCTTAGTTCATCATAGAGAATTATCACACTTTAAGAGAATAGTCGAAGAGAAATATTCTCAAATTATTTATTACGGATTATGGTTTGATCCTTTAAGGGAAGCTCTACAAAGTTTTATTGAAAAAACTCAAGAGAGAGTCACAGGAAAAGTTAGAGTTAAATTTGGCTATGGGGCTTTTTCAATTGTTGGAAAGTATTCTCCCTACTCTTTGTATGATTATGATTTAGCGACTTATGATAAGAAAAGTACTTTTTCTAAAGAGTCTGCGGAAGGGTTTATTAAAATCTTTGGATTACCTTCTTATTTATATGCTAAAAAAGGAAATAAAAATAATTTTTGA